Proteins from a single region of Ananas comosus cultivar F153 linkage group 3, ASM154086v1, whole genome shotgun sequence:
- the LOC109707908 gene encoding protein NRT1/ PTR FAMILY 7.3-like, with protein sequence MVLKSNKESTIVAEGYIKDEPIDGDYKPEIRNKKGGWPPALLLLLNHGLATLAFVGVEVNLVLFATRVLNQTNAEAANTFSRWMGTVHLFSLMGAFLSDAYLGRYTTCVIFQFVFAIGLAMLSMTTSFLLLKPHGCGKLGFLCDSHSPFEITMFYLSIYLIALGNGAYEPSLATFGSDQFDEQNSQENSSNQSFYSYFYVATNLGSLISETVLAYIQNLGDWSLGFWVSTASAGTAFLMFLSGTMRYRRFKASGNPISRFFQVVVAAWRKSTVEIPLHDDGLFEVHGTTTTTHGARKILHTKGFRFLDHAAVITAKDRIDDPKPNNSWCLCTVTQVEEVKSVLRLLPVWLCTLTFSGIFLQMYSLFLEQGAAMKTTVNKFHIPPASMTVFDIVSVSFFIIFYDKLIVPLYAKLTNLAPTAPSDLKKMGIGLMIASIAMVTAGIIELKRKHHCTKEVEEMSSLSLLWQIPQYVLIGAAEAFVYVGQYDFFGTEAPDGLKSLGIGLCMASTSIGSYLCSLILTLVMVITAKGGRKGWIPSDLNHGHLERFFFLMAGLTLVELAVFIWFARRYNRISLERKEGQLIETE encoded by the exons ATGGTTCTTAAAAGCAATAAG GAAAGCACCATAGTAGCTGAGGGATATATCAAGGATGAGCCCATTGATGGAGATTACAAGCCTGAGATAAGGAACAAGAAAGGCGGTTGGCCGCCAGCGTTACTTTTGCTAT TGAATCATGGACTCGCTACTCTAGCCTTTGTTGGCGTTGAAGTGAACCTGGTGCTCTTTGCAACACGGGTTCTAAATCAAACCAATGCGGAGGCAGCCAACACCTTCAGTAGGTGGATGGGGACGGTCCATCTCTTCTCTCTAATGGGTGCTTTTCTGAGTGATGCATACTTGGGTCGATACACTACATGCGTCATCTTCCAATTTGTCTTTGCTATT GGCTTGGCAATGCTTTCAATGACAACTTCCTTTCTACTACTCAAACCACATGGCTGTGGCAAGCTAGGATTTCTATGCGATTCCCACTCCCCTTTTGAAATTACCATGTTCTACCTTTCCATTTATTTAATAGCCTTAGGCAATGGTGCATATGAACCCTCCCTTGCCACTTTCGGCTCCGACCAATTTGATGAACAAAACTCACAAGAGAACTCCTCAAATCAGTCATTCTACAGCTATTTCTATGTTGCCACAAACCTGGGATCATTAATATCAGAAACTGTATTGGCATATATACAAAATTTGGGTGATTGGTCATTAGGATTTTGGGTGTCTACTGCTAGTGCAGGGACTGCTTTCTTAATGTTCTTGAGTGGAACCATGAGGTATAGGAGGTTTAAGGCCAGCGGGAACCCGATCTCAAGGTTTTTCCAAGTGGTGGTGGCCGCATGGAGGAAATCGACGGTTGAGATCCCATTGCATGACGATGGGCTATTCGAGGTTCATGGAACAACTACAACTACTCATGGTGCTAGGAAGATACTTCACACTAAAGGATTCAG GTTTCTTGATCACGCAGCGGTGATCACCGCCAAAGACAGGATTGACGATCCAAAACCGAACAACTCATGGTGCCTTTGCACGGTTACCCAGGTAGAAGAGGTGAAGTCCGTGCTCCGCCTTCTACCCGTCTGGCTTTGCACCCTAACTTTCTCGGGGATTTTTCTACAAATGTACTCACTCTTTCTCGAACAAGGAGCCGCAATGAAAACCACAGTAAATAAATTCCACATTCCCCCTGCGAGCATGACAGTTTTTGATATTGTCAGTGTATCATTCTTCATTATCTTCTACGACAAATTAATTGTACCACTTTACGCCAAGTTAACCAACTTAGCCCCTACTGCTCCATCAGATCTTAAGAAAATGGGAATAGGTCTGATGATAGCATCTATTGCAATGGTCACAGCTGGCATAATAGAGCTAAAAAGAAAACATCATTGCACAAAGGAAGTAGAGGAAATGAGTTCACTAAGTTTGCTTTGGCAAATACCTCAGTATGTATTAATCGGTGCAGCAGAGGCTTTCGTATATGTAGGTCAATATGATTTTTTTGGCACAGAGGCCCCGGATGGATTGAAGAGCTTAGGGATTGGTCTTTGCATGGCCTCTACTTCTATAGGAAGTTATTTGTGCAGTTTGATACTCACACTGGTGATGGTGATCACAGCGAAGGGAGGAAGAAAGGGTTGGATACCGTCTGATCTGAATCATGGGCATTTGGAGAGGTTCTTCTTCCTCATGGCGGGATTGACTCTGGTTGAGTTAGCAGTATTCATTTGGTTCGCAAGGAGATATAACCGTATATCATTGGAGAGAAAAGAGGGGCAATTAATTGAGACAGAATAA
- the LOC109707383 gene encoding NDR1/HIN1-like protein 12 (The sequence of the model RefSeq protein was modified relative to this genomic sequence to represent the inferred CDS: added 67 bases not found in genome assembly), translating into MPHDDGGASGKPERRYHGSGAGRAVCSGVLAFVVIAGIVALVLYLVYRPSRPRFSVTGAAIYALTTNSNATAAANPFAYPANPPAVVATMQFTLLVRNPNDRSAVRYDRLSAYVSYRDEPLTLPTPLPPLIQAKSPPFLSNYYYYYYYKQPARWRCRRFWGAGRRCGAARDGDGTDEAYGVVALRLVVLGRAKFKSGPFHSRWYGLYVRCDVLVGVRKGVAGQVPLLGNPDCHVDM; encoded by the exons atgccCCATGACGACGGCGGTGCCAGCGGAAAACCCGAGCGGCGCTACCACGGGAGCGGCGCCGGGCGCGCGGTCTGCTCGGGCGTGCTGGCGTTCGTGGTGATCGCGGGGATTGTGGCGCTGGTGCTGTACCTCGTCTACCGCCCCTCCCGCCCCCGCTTCTCCGTCACCGGCGCCGCCATCTACGCCCTCACCACCAACTCCAACGCCACCGCCGCTGCCAACCCCTTCGCCTACCCGGCCAACCCCCCCGCCGTCGTCGCCACCATGCAGTTCACGCTCCTCGTCCGCAACCCCAACGACCGCTCCGCCGTCCGCTACGACCGCCTCTCCGCCTACGTCTCCTACCGCGACGAGCCCCTCACCCTGCcgacgccgctgccgccgctcatCCAGGCAAAAAGCCctccttttctttctaattattattattattattattataaacaaCCTG CTCGGTGGCGGTGTCGCCGGTTCTGGGGGGCGGGCCGGCGGTGCGGTGCGGCACGTGACGGGGACGGCACGGACGAGGCCTACGGCGTGGTGGCGCTGCGGCTGGTGGTGCTGGGCCGGGCCAAGTTCAAGTCGGGCCCGTTCCACAGCAGGTGGTACGGCCTCTACGTGCGCTGCGACGTCCTCGTC